The genomic region GACTTATGCCGAGTGCCTACGCTATTTACTATCACGGTTCTGATTCCCATTTCGAGGGACTAGCTGGCTTACTCACCAAAGAGCAATTTCGCGCGGTCGCCGCGTTTCTGGCATTGTTTCTGCCTCATTCGAATCCGGGCAATACGTTGCTGTTGCGCGGTGCGGAGCCATCACATATGATGTTCCTGGCGTCGCGCGCCATGCGGTTGTTTTGGGAACGGGCGGGTGGGCCGCATGCGGAGGCGTTTGCCGCATTCGATTGGCAGATGCGTCATTACGAATATCCGGCCCCTGAGGATCCTGCCGCCGCTGCCTTGGTCGAGGAAATTCGCTCGGCTTTTGCGGATGCTCCCTATCCGGGAGACAATAATTTGAGCGGATCAAGGCAGGGGGATGAGGCTGCGGAAATTGCTCTGGATCTGCGTGGCGTCCATTGGCGGACGATCGCTCCGTGGCTACTGGCAGACAATAGCACTGCTACGTCATTTCTCACGCACGAAGGTCTACGCTATTATTTGCCGGCGTTCTTGATCGCCGATCTGATGGAGTTTGGCGGAGGGCGTTGCGTTTTTACACTGACGCATGGGTTTACAGAGTCAAATTTTAGTCTTTATCCTGATACCGATTGGTTTGCGTATGGCGTAGAAAGAATGGCGGGGTTTACCTTGCCGGAGCGGCTGGCGATTATTCGCTATCTTGAATATACGGCTGAACAGGAAGACTATGAGGCGGCGAATATCCACGAAGCGCTGGAGAGATACTGGCGCCCGAGCCTTGGTAATAAAGGTGATGTGGAAGTGGCAGGGGATAAAACATGACCGGCGCTTGGACGGTGACCTTGTTTGGCGGGCTTCGCGCGACGCGCGGGACGGAGGTGGTGGAGCGGTTCCGATCGCATAACATCGCGGCGCTGATGGCGTATCTCTGTTTGTTCCCACGCCTCCATTCGCGTGAGGAGCTTGCCGACCTGCTGTGGCCGGACTCTGATCTGGAGGCGGGCCGGACCAACCTGCGCACCGCCATCGCCTCGCTGCGCCGGCAGCTGGAGCTGCCGGGCGACCTCGCGGGGAGCATCTTGGTCACGCAGGGCCGCACGATGGTGGGACTCAATCCCGAAGCGATCTCGACCGATGTCGCCCACTTTGAAAGTTTACTGAAAGGCTCCGCGCATCCTGAGAATAGCATTGTCGAAAAGATCGCGATGCTTGCGGAAGCCACCGGATTATACGCGCAGCCGCTGCTTTCCGGGTTTTATGAGACGTGGGCGCTGACCGAACGGGACCGGCTGGCCGAGGTCCAATGGGGGGCGCTGCGCGATCAGGCCGGCCTTTATGAACGGACCGGGCGTTACGACATGGCGCTCGAATGCGTTCGGCGCGCGGTGTCCGCCGATTCGCTGCGCGAGGAAGCGCACGCCGAGGTCATTCGCCTGCTCATGGCCTCCGGACAGGTCGCCGCCGCGCGCCGGCAGTTCGCCGATCTAGAGCAGCTTTTGGAGAGTGAGCTGGGCATCGAGCCCACGCCGGAAACACGGGCGCTTTTGAACGCCGCGCCCGCGCCGGAAACACGGGCGCTATCGGACGCCTCGCCGGCCGAAGCGACTCTGGTCTTTGCGCCGCCACCCGCTTCCGCCGCCCCTTCGAACGCTGGAGACGGCCCTGTGACCAAGCCGGTCCTGGTGCGGAAACCGTCCCGCCTTCCCCTGACGCTGACGCAGTTTTTCGGACGCTCCAAGGAGCGTGCGTCGCTCGCGGATCTGCTGGGCGAGGGCACGCGTCTGGTGACGCTGACCGGTCCCGGCGGCTCGGGCAAGACGCGGCTGGCGATCGAAGTCGCGCGGGACCTTCATGAAACGTTTCCTGGAGGATCCTGGTTTATCCCGCTGGCCGATGTGCGGGAGGCGAGCCGGATTTCCGACGCGCTTGCGGAAGCCCTTCCCGTCACCCGGTCCCGCGCCGTGATGCCGTTCGATCAGGTCGTCGAGGCGCTGACGCGCCTGGGGCGCGTCGTTCTGGTGCTGGATAACTTCGAACAGCTCGCGGAGACGGGGGCGAATGTCGTGCAGCAGCTTTTGAGCGCCGTGCCCGAGCTGTGCTGTCTGGTGACCTCCCGCCAGCGCCTGCTTCTGGACGGCGAACGCGAGTTTCCGCTGGCGCCGCTTCCCACACCGCCGACTCCCGGCTCCCCGGAGCGCCTGCTGGAGTTTCCCAGCATCCAGTTGTTCGTCAACCGGGCGCAGGCGGCGCGGCCGGATTTCCAGCTCTCCGCGCGCAACGCCGCCGCTGTCGCGCTGCTCTGCGACAAGCTGGAGGGGATCCCGCTGGCCGTGGAGCTGGCCGCCGCCTGGGCGCAGACCTTGAGCCCGGCGCAGACCCTGGAGCGACTGGACCATCGTTTCGATCTGCTGGTGTCCCGCCGCCGCGATACCCCGGGCCGCCATCAAACGCTGCGGGCGACGGTGGAATCCAGTTATCAGCTTTTGCCCCCGGCGACCCAGCGTTTCTTCACGCAGCTCGGTCAGTTTCGCGGCGGGTGGACCCTGGAGGCGGCCGAGGCGGTCAGCGGCGACCGGGACGCCATCTACCATCTGACGACGCTGCGCGAGCACTCGCTCGTGCTCGCCTCGGAAGAGTCGCAGGTCGATGGAACCGCCGAAACCGGGATGCGCTACCGGATGCTGGAGACGCTGCGCGAGTTCGCCGACGAGCTGGTGTCGGATGAGGACAAGCGCCGCGCGCTCTGCGAACGGCATTACGGGCACTATTTGGAGCTGGCGCAGGACGCGGAGCCGGGCCTGCACGGGCACGAGCAGGCCGGCTGGATCAAGCGGCTCGATTCCGAGCGCCACAATATGCGCGGCGCGCTGGCGTGGGCGACGGAGTACGACCCGGACGCGGGGCTTCGGCTCGCCTCGGCGCTGACCCGGTTCTGGGAGTCGCGCGCCTATGTCCGCGAGGGCAGCCTTTGCATGGAGCAGCTATTGGCGGTGAGCGGCGGCGAGACGTCGCTGCGCGCGGATATCCTGTTCAAGTCGGGCCGCTTCGCCTGGTATCTGCGTAACTGGGACCTCGCTCGCAAGCGCTTCTCGGAAAGCATCACCATGTATCGCGCGCTGAACGACATTTCGGGGATCGCTCTGCCGCTCGCCGCCTGGGCCGGTCTGCTGCTGATGAACGACGGCGACGGCCTTGGCGCGCACATGGCGCTGGAGGAGGCGTGGCGCGCCACGGAGATCAGCGGAGATCTGCGGCCGCGTCTGGAGATCTACGAGTGGCGCACCGCCATGGCCTGCGGGATGGAGAATTACGCGGAAGGGGAGCGCCATACACAGGATTGGCTGGCGCTGGCGCGCCAGCTTGGCGATCACACCATTGAAGTCGCGGCCCTGTTCTGGATGGGATTGCTCACCGCGAACAGTATGGACTCCCAGCGCGCGCGCGTGTATTTCGAACAGGCGATCGCGGTCTCCAAAACCGTCGGCGAGACCTTCTGGGGCTCCGGAGCGTGGTTCGGCATGGCGCTGGTCGAAGTGATGGACGGGGACCCGGAGCGCGGGCGCCAGTGCGTGCAGCGCTCCTACGACCTTCTGGGCGATATGGGCTATCAGTTCGTACACCATTATCTGCTTCAAGCGCTGGCGTTTGTCTGTTCGGCGCAGGGGGACGCGTCGCGCGCCGCGCGTCTGCTGGGCGCGGTGGAGCACCTTCGGCGGACCGACCAGACATTGACGGCGTCCATCATCGGCCGGGGCTTCGATACCTATGTCGAGAGCGCCAAAGCCGCCCTTGGACCTGAGGGGTTCGCGGCGGAGCAAGCGATCGGCGCGGGAATGACGCTGGACGAGGCGCTGGCGTACGGCCTGCTGCCCTGATTGCCGGAAGTTACCCTCAATTCCCACCCATCGGATCTCACGGCGCATTCCAAGCGGAAGAATTCAAAAATTCTTCCGCTTTTTTTACGTTTGACCGCTGTACACGGTTTTGTACACGCTGTGTACACGGCGCCCTTGTATGATGCATCTGTCAGCGGCTCGGAGCAAAGTTCGCGGCGCTCCCAAAGCCGCGATCCGCCGGAGAACGATCCTGGCGTAAAGATCAACAATAAGGACGTATCACATGAATAACATTGTCGACCATATGATTGAAACCGACACTTCGCTGGGCGCTTATCTTATCCCGGGCGGCATGGGGCAGTTCTTCGACTTTGGAGACCATCGGGGGCGTGTGAAGGTCAGCGCGCAGGCGACGGCCGGAGCGTTTCTTTTTTGTGAAGTGGAAGTCGATCGCGGCGGCGGCGTTCCTCCGCACATTCATAGCCGCGAAGATGAGACGTTTTATATCCTCGAAGGTCGGTTCGCGTTTCAGATCGGGAACGAAACCGTGATCGCCAACCCGGGCGACACCGTCTTCGCGCCGCGCCGCGTCGCGCACGCCTGGTATTGCGTGAGCGAAGGCGGCG from Capsulimonas corticalis harbors:
- a CDS encoding AfsR/SARP family transcriptional regulator, whose translation is MTGAWTVTLFGGLRATRGTEVVERFRSHNIAALMAYLCLFPRLHSREELADLLWPDSDLEAGRTNLRTAIASLRRQLELPGDLAGSILVTQGRTMVGLNPEAISTDVAHFESLLKGSAHPENSIVEKIAMLAEATGLYAQPLLSGFYETWALTERDRLAEVQWGALRDQAGLYERTGRYDMALECVRRAVSADSLREEAHAEVIRLLMASGQVAAARRQFADLEQLLESELGIEPTPETRALLNAAPAPETRALSDASPAEATLVFAPPPASAAPSNAGDGPVTKPVLVRKPSRLPLTLTQFFGRSKERASLADLLGEGTRLVTLTGPGGSGKTRLAIEVARDLHETFPGGSWFIPLADVREASRISDALAEALPVTRSRAVMPFDQVVEALTRLGRVVLVLDNFEQLAETGANVVQQLLSAVPELCCLVTSRQRLLLDGEREFPLAPLPTPPTPGSPERLLEFPSIQLFVNRAQAARPDFQLSARNAAAVALLCDKLEGIPLAVELAAAWAQTLSPAQTLERLDHRFDLLVSRRRDTPGRHQTLRATVESSYQLLPPATQRFFTQLGQFRGGWTLEAAEAVSGDRDAIYHLTTLREHSLVLASEESQVDGTAETGMRYRMLETLREFADELVSDEDKRRALCERHYGHYLELAQDAEPGLHGHEQAGWIKRLDSERHNMRGALAWATEYDPDAGLRLASALTRFWESRAYVREGSLCMEQLLAVSGGETSLRADILFKSGRFAWYLRNWDLARKRFSESITMYRALNDISGIALPLAAWAGLLLMNDGDGLGAHMALEEAWRATEISGDLRPRLEIYEWRTAMACGMENYAEGERHTQDWLALARQLGDHTIEVAALFWMGLLTANSMDSQRARVYFEQAIAVSKTVGETFWGSGAWFGMALVEVMDGDPERGRQCVQRSYDLLGDMGYQFVHHYLLQALAFVCSAQGDASRAARLLGAVEHLRRTDQTLTASIIGRGFDTYVESAKAALGPEGFAAEQAIGAGMTLDEALAYGLLP
- a CDS encoding cupin domain-containing protein, with translation MNNIVDHMIETDTSLGAYLIPGGMGQFFDFGDHRGRVKVSAQATAGAFLFCEVEVDRGGGVPPHIHSREDETFYILEGRFAFQIGNETVIANPGDTVFAPRRVAHAWYCVSEGGGRATLLITPGANFEEFAGALADLNIVPKKAMMGEEASQFIRLSARYGIEMLPHLLGD
- a CDS encoding DUF6714 family protein → MTDIASVRSQILTAFAGTSPPPADRLVTEQGKRDAPGAERIHAMLAGERWEELSFDFLKEWWSSFCYLTPEATRYYLPALLITALDHWGEEVDFSHTVVYSRLMPSAYAIYYHGSDSHFEGLAGLLTKEQFRAVAAFLALFLPHSNPGNTLLLRGAEPSHMMFLASRAMRLFWERAGGPHAEAFAAFDWQMRHYEYPAPEDPAAAALVEEIRSAFADAPYPGDNNLSGSRQGDEAAEIALDLRGVHWRTIAPWLLADNSTATSFLTHEGLRYYLPAFLIADLMEFGGGRCVFTLTHGFTESNFSLYPDTDWFAYGVERMAGFTLPERLAIIRYLEYTAEQEDYEAANIHEALERYWRPSLGNKGDVEVAGDKT